One window of Pseudomonas sp. FP198 genomic DNA carries:
- a CDS encoding MalY/PatB family protein yields MTFDFDQVFERQGTGSTKWSRYPAEVLPMWVADMDFAAPPMVIDALHKRLEHPMLGYSVAQDSLRAAIVADLWSKYGWRVEPQQILFLPGVEPGFNMALHALVEPQQNVVVQVPNYPPLRHAPGHWNLNKVELPFTPLDGEFHTPLAALREALQGGGALLLSNPHNPLGKVFGRDELKAVADICIEQDAWIISDEIHAELCFDGRVHIPTASLGAEIAERTITLMSASKAYNIAGLKTSFAIIQNARLRERVNGARAGMVDSVNALGLEATRAAYSEAGPWLEALKAYLQANRDYLVDAVKNRLPGVTMTVPQGTYLAWLDCSGLGLDDPQGFFLKEARVGLSAGMDFGDDAGQFVRLNFGCPRALLEEGLARMERSLKARG; encoded by the coding sequence GCCCCGCCGATGGTGATCGATGCGCTGCACAAGCGCCTGGAGCATCCGATGCTGGGCTACAGCGTGGCCCAGGACAGCCTGCGCGCCGCCATCGTCGCCGATCTCTGGAGCAAGTACGGCTGGCGCGTCGAGCCCCAGCAGATCCTGTTCCTGCCGGGGGTCGAGCCAGGTTTCAACATGGCTTTGCATGCGTTGGTCGAGCCGCAGCAGAACGTTGTGGTGCAGGTGCCCAACTACCCGCCGCTGCGTCATGCGCCGGGCCATTGGAACCTGAACAAGGTGGAGCTTCCCTTCACCCCGCTCGACGGTGAGTTCCACACGCCCCTGGCCGCATTGCGCGAGGCCTTGCAGGGCGGCGGCGCGCTGCTGTTGAGCAATCCACATAACCCGCTGGGCAAAGTGTTCGGGCGCGACGAACTCAAGGCCGTGGCGGACATTTGTATCGAGCAGGACGCCTGGATCATTTCCGACGAGATCCATGCCGAACTGTGCTTCGATGGCCGCGTGCACATCCCCACCGCCAGCCTCGGTGCGGAGATTGCCGAGCGCACCATCACGCTGATGTCGGCCAGCAAGGCGTACAACATCGCGGGGCTGAAAACCTCCTTTGCGATCATCCAGAACGCCAGGCTGCGCGAGCGGGTCAACGGCGCCAGGGCCGGCATGGTCGACAGCGTCAATGCCCTGGGCCTGGAGGCGACTCGTGCCGCCTACAGCGAAGCAGGTCCGTGGCTGGAGGCATTAAAGGCCTACCTGCAAGCCAACCGGGATTACCTGGTCGACGCGGTGAAGAACCGCCTGCCGGGCGTCACCATGACCGTGCCCCAGGGGACCTACCTGGCGTGGCTGGATTGCTCCGGACTGGGGCTGGACGATCCGCAAGGGTTTTTCCTGAAGGAAGCCAGGGTCGGCTTGAGCGCCGGAATGGATTTTGGCGATGACGCCGGGCAATTCGTGCGGTTGAACTTCGGTTGCCCGAGGGCCTTGCTGGAGGAAGGTCTTGCGCGGATGGAGCGGAGCCTGAAGGCGAGAGGCTGA